The Paenibacillus sp. FSL H7-0357 nucleotide sequence CTGCGGTGACCTCAACGTCGCCCATCAGGATATTGATTTGAAAAATGCGAAATCCAACCGGGGGAATTCAGGATTTACCGATGAAGAGCGCGGTAAAATGACGACATTGCTTGACTTAGGTTTTGTGGATACCTTTAGATATTTTTACCCTGACACAGAAGGGGCCTATAGCTGGTGGTCCTATATGCCGAAGATCAGAGAGCGCAATGTCGGCTGGCGGATTGATTATTTCCTGGCTTCATCACGGATGGCTCCGCAGCTAGTGGAGGCCGGTATCGAGTGTAATGTCCTCGGCAGCGACCATTGTCCGGTGGTGCTGACGATTAAGGAACTGGATTCCTAGTTTTTAAATTACTTTCAAAATGCAAAGAGGCCGTGCGTCCCCGGTAAGTGGGGAACATGGCCTCTTATGCTATCCATGAAAAAACTCTCTTAATTGACAACTGAATTTGTAACATCCTTAGCGGATTCCAGCGTCTTCTCCGGCCATGTAATTACGTTGCAGGTCTGGCTTATGTTCTCATAGAACAACACTCGTTTTTTCTTAAAGATTCCGATAAATAGATGAATACTAAATGCCATGTCCCCCAGAAATACAGCAATACGAACAACTGTTGCTAGGGCAGGAGTCAGACCGTCGAGCTGAGAAGAAACAAGAATTAGGCGGTTCATTCCAATTAGGAGCCCATACAGCAGCAAGTATCTGGTGATCAGCATCCATAGCCGGAGCCGTTCCCTTTGAGTGCTTATGCGGATGCGCACAATCCATTTGCCAAGTGTTCTTCCTCCAGCCAGACAGGGCACCAGCAGACAGAAGACACTGGTTGATATCCAGAATGCTCCTGATACAGACAAAGAATTCAGCAGGCTCAGCCCAGCCAGCCATACGAAGGCATCCAGCATAAAAGCGATGCTGCGGCGGGTGAAGGTGACTCTTTTGGCCGCCAGATCCTCGTGGTTGTCGAGCTGTTCGATCTTTGGGAGCAATCCTGAAATCCACAAGGCAATTCTGAATCCGATCATCCCGCCAAGCGTATTGGTGATCAGGTCGTCGACATCAAAGATACGGTAAGGATAATCAAATATACCGTAGATGCCGGTGATCTGGGTGATCTCGAACAGCAATGAGAGCGAGAAGGACAGCAGAATGCACACCACCCACCGGGTACGGAAATAGTAGCCCAGGAACAAGCCGAAGGGAATCGTCAAGACGATATTGAACACGGTCTGAAGAAATGCAGGCTCGCGAAGC carries:
- a CDS encoding VanZ family protein, with amino-acid sequence MFQSYLFPISYAFMTFPVAALFFTLPFLIVQYRKHGYINKIRAVVLYLLLLYLLNAFYLIMLPMPASRHNLPPSGNTIQHIPLQFIQEILKEGNFSVQQPSSYLALLREPAFLQTVFNIVLTIPFGLFLGYYFRTRWVVCILLSFSLSLLFEITQITGIYGIFDYPYRIFDVDDLITNTLGGMIGFRIALWISGLLPKIEQLDNHEDLAAKRVTFTRRSIAFMLDAFVWLAGLSLLNSLSVSGAFWISTSVFCLLVPCLAGGRTLGKWIVRIRISTQRERLRLWMLITRYLLLYGLLIGMNRLILVSSQLDGLTPALATVVRIAVFLGDMAFSIHLFIGIFKKKRVLFYENISQTCNVITWPEKTLESAKDVTNSVVN